Genomic segment of Catenibacterium mitsuokai:
GAAATCATAAGGAATGGGCTGAAAAAGTTATTTACTTTGGTCCTATGGGATGTCGTACAGGATTCTATATGATTCTTGCAGGAGATCTAGAATCTAAGGATGTTGTAGGATTAGTGACTGAAATGTTTACTTTCATGGCTGAATTTGAAGGTGATGTTCCAGGTGCTGCAGCAAGAGATTGTGGTAACTATTTAGATATGAACTTACCTCTTACTAAGATTGTTGCTAAAAGATTCTTAGATAACACTCTTAAGAATATCACAGAAGAACATTTAGTATATCCAGACTAAGACTTCCTTGGAAGTCTTTTTACCTGTACGTACATATATTGATTAATTACTTACTTGTATGTATACTAGTAAAGAGAGGTATTATTATGCATTTATTTCTGACAAGCTCAAACTTAACATTAAATGGTCAATATATTAATGAAGAGAATGGTTTCCGTTCTCTTCTTTTTGATGTCCTTCCACATCATATTCGTTGTCTTTATATTGCCTCTGATCCAAGCAATACGATTCATAATGATGAATGGGGAAACTACCAAAAGAAAGCCTTGATGAATAGTCATTTCTTAGTAGATACATTTACTATTCTGGATGATCGAAACAAAGAGAAGACAGAAGAACTCGTGAAAGAATCAGATCTTATCATACTTGGAGGAGGGCATGTGCCTACTCAAAACAAGTTTTTTAGAGAAATCCACTTAAAGAAGTATTTAAAGGAGTATGAAGGTGTGATAGTAGGTGTCAGTGCAGGTTCTATGAACTGTGCAAAGACTGTATACGCCATGCCTGAACTTCCAGGAGAATATCTTGATAAGAAGTATCAAAGATATCTTCCAGGATTAGAACTCACCCAAACAATGATCATTCCTCACTATAATGAAATACATGATGATTGTTTGGATGGTGTTCATATATTCAAGGATATTGCCTATCCTGATAGTACCAAAAGAACATTTATAGTACTGGTGGATGGTAGTTTTATTCATATACATGAGGGAAAAGAAGTCATTTATGGGTTATCTTATAAAATAGAAAAAGGAAAACAATCACTTATACAAGAAAAAGATTGTATGTTCACATTGGATTCATAAAGAGGGGCTATATTATAAATGTATTAAGAAACTCCCTTAAAAAAATATCTTAATACACAAGAGCAAAAGAAAATTGTTTTTAACTCTCCCCTTAAAACATAATTGTAAACAAGAAGGACGTTTCAATGCGAAGCGTCTTTTTTGCATATATTTGCGATTGAATGTATATAATATAAGTGATGAAAATATAAAAGAGGGTGTTCTATATGACTGCAATGTCCACTCATCTATATGCAAGAATTGAATCTAAAGTAAAGTCTTCTAAGAGAATAGTTGATATGAGTGTATTCTTAGAAGAAGAGTTGAATGAAGAATTAGAAAATGGATATGCTGATGTACAGGCTGGACGTACAAAAGATGCAAAAACAGCTTTCGACAATATTCGTAAGGATTATCAGTTGAACACATAAAAAATAGTAATCAGTCTTTCGTTTATGATTGACTGTTTTTTTGTAAAAGAAAACAAGCTGGATAACCAGCTTGCTCGTTAATCTATTAATCCTGTATCTCTTAATAAGAGTTCTAGATCTGTACCTTTTACATTCTTCAATACAGTCTTTAAAAGCATCTTTTCCTTGAAGTTTAATGGCAACTCATTAATCTTCTTTTTATCTACTGCATAATAAGCTGCTCGTAATAATTCTCTGATATCATATTGAGAACCCCATACTTCAGGTACACCACGATCGACATTCAGTAATGTATAGACACTTTCCATACCTGTACGCATAGAATATTCAGTCGTAAAGATAGTATCTCTTGGTGTTTCTGCGAACTGTCCAATAAATGCGAAGTTCACTGCACCTTCTGGTACAACTTTAGGAC
This window contains:
- a CDS encoding S-ribosylhomocysteine lyase, with protein sequence MNKIASFTVNHLTLLPGIYVSRKDKVGEEVITTFDIRMTAPNREPVINTAEIHTMEHLGATFLRNHKEWAEKVIYFGPMGCRTGFYMILAGDLESKDVVGLVTEMFTFMAEFEGDVPGAAARDCGNYLDMNLPLTKIVAKRFLDNTLKNITEEHLVYPD
- a CDS encoding Type 1 glutamine amidotransferase-like domain-containing protein gives rise to the protein MHLFLTSSNLTLNGQYINEENGFRSLLFDVLPHHIRCLYIASDPSNTIHNDEWGNYQKKALMNSHFLVDTFTILDDRNKEKTEELVKESDLIILGGGHVPTQNKFFREIHLKKYLKEYEGVIVGVSAGSMNCAKTVYAMPELPGEYLDKKYQRYLPGLELTQTMIIPHYNEIHDDCLDGVHIFKDIAYPDSTKRTFIVLVDGSFIHIHEGKEVIYGLSYKIEKGKQSLIQEKDCMFTLDS